A single region of the Nitrospinota bacterium genome encodes:
- a CDS encoding response regulator, which translates to MSPAEIDFKNLSALVVDDYEAIRSKLTSALNALGIKTTEAVNGVNALEVLAKESFDMMFTDIVMPEMDGFELCEEVRRKPELRKMPVVVTSTHADTNYIIKALRLGADDYLAKPIDKELLQKVVQRIMLPSMDEEENG; encoded by the coding sequence TTGTCGCCAGCGGAAATCGATTTTAAAAACCTTTCGGCTCTCGTAGTTGACGATTACGAAGCTATAAGAAGCAAGCTTACCTCAGCGCTGAACGCGCTTGGAATAAAGACAACCGAGGCGGTAAACGGCGTAAACGCGCTGGAGGTGCTTGCCAAGGAGAGCTTCGATATGATGTTCACCGACATAGTCATGCCGGAAATGGATGGCTTTGAGCTCTGCGAAGAGGTGAGGCGCAAGCCGGAACTTCGGAAAATGCCGGTGGTTGTCACCTCCACCCATGCCGACACGAACTACATCATAAAGGCGCTGAGGCTTGGCGCGGACGACTACCTGGCAAAGCCGATCGATAAGGAGCTTCTTCAAAAGGTTGTCCAGCGGATAATGCTCCCTTCAATGGATGAGGAAGAGAATGGCTGA
- a CDS encoding ATP-binding protein: MAESVSSENLLVKVENLDKLLTLAGEVIISSSNLGNTYKNLQALYDSKKPVNRDTVEVMGDLSAATADISSELHHLVQAIRTVSLKDLSFRTRRLVRDISRKTGKRVNFEFEGEETTVDKTIVENLYDPISHQLRNAIDHGIEDSEERKKKGKPEEGLVVIRVSNSENETIIDIEDDGAGIDLERLRKKAIELGRVNESDNFTEGMALDIMCMAGVSTAEVVSEVSGRGVGMDVVRSMLSNLGGSISFKTEKDKGSTFTFRVPLVSAVNIVDALVIRSGKHMFAFPISTVAASMSVPKKQINSTLGKGEMVHYLDKLLPLHNLNKLLDGTVVEHEGENLPVLVLEHKKEWIALSISEFLSPQKLVIIPFNGALEVEGISGTTILGGRSLGFIVDVNSLIARATGKGRRHHLSLAEAESAAGKALKKGRLETQAVKVEKHAEVADEAAMADKRPEAAARREIEIQEEPQIENVTEFILEIEKLVPQLNESIFALEKNPGDMETINLAFRLFHTIKGNLIMIGYSKGGQTVHAVESVLDYARGKKIDISPEMMDILMDGVSYIEDLVRKGKAGAWQDEVSQHVLEASARVLPEQKVEKKEVGDVVTAEIGLSHESSYRMNNYRKLKTPFYNCYVEFDSGRQPPFLVACLIYKRISEVGDVLGTVPPLEDIENGIMEGKFKLLFASSREPEKAEKFLYSVLTRHYGATIVKINRFG; the protein is encoded by the coding sequence ATGGCTGAATCGGTGTCGTCCGAAAACCTTCTGGTAAAGGTCGAAAATCTCGACAAGCTTCTTACCCTTGCGGGGGAGGTCATCATCTCCTCAAGCAACCTTGGTAACACATACAAAAATCTTCAGGCGCTCTACGACAGCAAGAAGCCTGTGAACCGGGACACGGTGGAGGTGATGGGGGATCTCTCTGCCGCAACCGCCGACATATCATCCGAGCTTCATCATCTGGTTCAGGCTATCAGGACGGTAAGCCTCAAGGATCTCAGTTTCCGCACAAGAAGGCTGGTGCGCGATATCTCCCGTAAAACGGGGAAGAGGGTCAATTTCGAATTTGAAGGGGAGGAGACCACAGTAGACAAAACTATAGTGGAAAATCTTTACGATCCGATCTCCCACCAGCTGAGGAACGCGATCGACCACGGGATAGAGGATTCCGAAGAGAGGAAAAAGAAAGGGAAGCCGGAAGAGGGGCTTGTTGTTATCCGCGTGTCGAACAGTGAAAACGAGACCATCATCGACATAGAGGATGACGGCGCCGGTATCGATCTTGAGAGGTTGCGCAAAAAAGCGATCGAACTTGGAAGGGTAAACGAATCGGATAATTTTACCGAGGGGATGGCGCTCGACATTATGTGCATGGCGGGGGTATCTACAGCCGAAGTCGTCTCGGAAGTATCGGGGCGCGGGGTCGGGATGGACGTGGTAAGGAGCATGCTGTCAAATCTTGGCGGTTCCATATCCTTTAAAACGGAAAAGGACAAGGGCTCCACGTTCACGTTTCGGGTGCCATTGGTATCGGCGGTCAATATTGTCGATGCGCTGGTGATAAGGAGCGGGAAACATATGTTTGCGTTCCCCATATCGACCGTAGCCGCGAGCATGTCGGTGCCGAAAAAACAGATAAACTCGACACTCGGCAAGGGGGAGATGGTGCATTACCTGGACAAGCTCCTGCCGCTGCACAATTTAAATAAGCTGCTGGACGGAACGGTAGTCGAGCACGAAGGTGAAAACCTCCCGGTGCTTGTGCTTGAGCACAAGAAAGAGTGGATAGCGCTTTCAATCTCGGAATTTCTCTCCCCGCAGAAACTTGTCATCATTCCGTTCAACGGCGCGCTGGAAGTCGAAGGGATCTCCGGCACCACCATCCTCGGAGGGAGGAGTCTCGGATTTATAGTTGATGTGAATTCGCTCATCGCCAGGGCTACGGGAAAGGGTAGGCGTCACCACCTGAGCCTTGCGGAAGCGGAATCCGCCGCCGGGAAGGCGCTGAAGAAAGGGAGGCTGGAAACCCAGGCTGTAAAAGTTGAAAAACACGCTGAGGTTGCGGATGAAGCGGCTATGGCGGACAAGAGGCCGGAAGCGGCGGCAAGACGCGAGATCGAAATACAGGAAGAGCCGCAGATAGAGAACGTAACGGAATTCATTCTTGAGATAGAAAAACTGGTGCCTCAGCTGAACGAATCCATTTTCGCTCTGGAGAAAAACCCCGGCGATATGGAAACCATCAACCTTGCTTTCAGACTGTTCCATACGATAAAGGGAAACCTCATAATGATCGGGTATTCAAAGGGCGGACAGACAGTTCACGCCGTCGAATCGGTTCTCGATTACGCGAGGGGGAAGAAGATAGATATCTCTCCGGAGATGATGGATATCCTTATGGACGGCGTTTCATATATTGAGGATCTTGTCAGGAAGGGTAAGGCCGGAGCCTGGCAGGATGAAGTATCGCAACATGTTTTGGAGGCGAGTGCGCGGGTATTGCCGGAGCAGAAGGTCGAGAAGAAGGAGGTCGGGGATGTCGTTACGGCGGAGATAGGGCTTTCGCACGAATCGTCCTACCGCATGAACAACTACCGCAAGCTCAAGACCCCGTTTTACAACTGCTATGTGGAATTCGATTCCGGTAGACAGCCGCCGTTCCTCGTCGCGTGCCTTATCTATAAGCGCATTTCAGAAGTGGGCGACGTGCTAGGAACGGTTCCACCTCTTGAAGATATTGAGAATGGAATTATGGAAGGGAAGTTTAAACTGCTGTTTGCTTCCTCCAGAGAGCCGGAAAAGGCCGAAAAATTTCTCTACTCGGTACTTACCCGGCATTACGGG